A window of Thermodesulfobacteriota bacterium contains these coding sequences:
- a CDS encoding sulfite exporter TauE/SafE family protein, with protein sequence MEYSLVTYALSLLAAGIFSGFIAGLFGVGGGIVRIPIFLFLFPLFGINPDVLMHVAAGTSLALAIPSSLMSSIAQYRAGKLDLNFLKSWIPPLVVGVILGLFIMRYVSSRFLEQIFAFIVLAVSIQMFFTTSDFKITKELPGVAVRALSSFSIGTLATLAGLTGGSFTTPVLTSYGYSIHRAIAVGSAGSVFISIIGTAGSVINGIGVKDRPPFSLGYIDLTAVLVMIIPIIILAPLGVKLANNLSKARLRKIFAIFLFIVALDMLRSLYWFNT encoded by the coding sequence ATGGAATATTCTCTTGTTACATATGCGCTTAGCCTTTTGGCCGCAGGTATATTCTCTGGATTTATCGCAGGTCTTTTCGGAGTTGGCGGAGGAATAGTTCGTATCCCGATTTTTTTGTTTCTATTTCCGCTTTTTGGTATAAATCCCGATGTCCTGATGCACGTTGCCGCCGGAACTTCTCTAGCACTTGCCATTCCTTCATCGCTTATGTCGTCAATAGCTCAATATAGGGCAGGGAAACTTGATTTGAATTTTTTAAAAAGCTGGATCCCTCCTCTTGTAGTCGGCGTTATATTAGGTCTGTTTATAATGCGCTATGTTTCAAGCCGGTTTTTAGAACAGATATTCGCATTTATAGTACTCGCAGTCTCAATTCAGATGTTTTTTACAACTAGTGATTTTAAAATCACAAAAGAACTGCCAGGTGTTGCAGTAAGAGCACTCTCCTCATTTTCAATCGGCACTCTGGCCACTCTTGCGGGTCTTACTGGCGGGAGTTTTACCACACCAGTGCTCACGTCGTATGGATACTCAATTCATAGAGCAATTGCAGTCGGATCTGCAGGCAGTGTATTTATTAGCATAATTGGCACGGCGGGCTCAGTAATAAATGGTATCGGTGTTAAGGATCGACCACCATTTTCTCTAGGATATATAGATTTAACAGCGGTGCTGGTTATGATAATTCCAATCATAATACTTGCTCCTCTTGGGGTTAAGCTGGCAAATAATTTGAGCAAGGCAAGACTAAGAAAGATATTTGCCATATTCTTATTTATAGTTGCCTTAGATATGCTAAGGAGCCTTTATTGGTTTAACACATGA
- a CDS encoding alpha/beta fold hydrolase gives MPIATVNGVNINYEIHGDGNAVVLIGGLGSQLQSWATQVPIYSQYFKVIVFDNRGSGKSDKPEPGYSTQDMADDTAELMSELGIDSAHIVGKSMGGMIGQWLAINHPQKVQKLVMGCSSASRDEVGNEILKMGREIATKIGPKAVWLMALYLGYTREYIEENIGSIKQVMSSVPEDPQALQGYIGQSYACEGHNTVSKLPQISAKTLVMLGENDLIASPRRSKQLSELIPNSELKIFPAVGHGFWRECQHEVDDLVLDFLQND, from the coding sequence ATGCCGATAGCCACTGTAAATGGAGTAAATATAAATTACGAAATACATGGAGATGGTAATGCCGTTGTTCTGATTGGTGGGCTTGGTAGCCAGCTTCAGAGCTGGGCCACTCAGGTTCCGATCTACTCTCAATATTTCAAAGTTATAGTATTCGACAATAGGGGATCAGGTAAGTCAGATAAACCAGAGCCCGGTTATTCGACCCAGGATATGGCTGATGATACTGCTGAGCTCATGTCAGAGCTTGGAATTGATTCAGCTCACATTGTGGGAAAGTCCATGGGCGGCATGATTGGGCAGTGGCTGGCAATAAATCATCCTCAGAAAGTACAAAAACTAGTTATGGGCTGCTCATCAGCATCTAGAGATGAGGTTGGCAATGAAATACTTAAAATGGGCCGCGAGATAGCAACAAAAATAGGCCCTAAAGCAGTATGGCTGATGGCACTTTATCTTGGCTATACGAGGGAATATATTGAAGAGAATATTGGCAGTATAAAACAGGTTATGTCCTCAGTGCCGGAGGATCCACAGGCCTTGCAAGGCTATATCGGTCAGAGTTACGCATGTGAGGGCCATAATACTGTGTCGAAGCTGCCGCAAATCAGTGCAAAAACTCTCGTTATGTTAGGTGAAAACGACTTGATAGCGTCGCCTCGGAGGTCAAAACAGTTATCAGAACTTATCCCAAACTCCGAGCTTAAAATATTTCCCGCAGTTGGCCATGGTTTTTGGAGAGAGTGTCAGCATGAAGTTGACGATCTCGTCTTGGATTTCCTTCAAAACGACTGA
- the ruvX gene encoding Holliday junction resolvase RuvX, giving the protein MMRTLALDVGTKTIGVAVSDELGITANGVTTIQRKSLKDDLDELKSIIDEYRPQEIVVGVPYLEDGSVNERGDQILKFSEKIKSAFSIPVLYWDESYSTVNAEKKLLEADMSRKKRKKVIDKMAAVFILQEYLESKRY; this is encoded by the coding sequence ATGATGAGAACACTTGCGCTTGACGTCGGTACAAAAACTATTGGAGTTGCTGTGAGTGATGAGCTTGGGATCACTGCAAACGGAGTAACAACAATACAAAGAAAAAGTCTTAAAGATGACCTAGACGAGCTCAAGTCTATAATTGATGAATACAGACCTCAAGAAATAGTGGTCGGCGTGCCGTATCTTGAGGACGGAAGTGTTAACGAAAGAGGGGATCAGATACTAAAGTTTTCAGAAAAGATTAAGTCCGCTTTCTCAATTCCAGTACTATATTGGGATGAGAGCTACTCAACAGTTAATGCAGAGAAAAAACTTTTAGAGGCCGATATGAGCAGAAAGAAAAGGAAGAAAGTTATAGATAAAATGGCAGCTGTATTTATACTCCAGGAGTATCTGGAGTCAAAAAGATATTAA